A region from the Pseudomonas cucumis genome encodes:
- a CDS encoding metal ABC transporter ATPase, with protein MPRTLIRKNPSNFKTLPLFVEATPEGLSYQSIGMPLNFSQTLQRRRPVTVPDSERFALELANLGVSVRLTLHWQNRDYWVLVRQRRQDRGDVVLKLISGYVPAHELNLPLHTATQEIAEECLLETPEGWLSGRFNDTWLPAPYSAALHYREALPFRLTPLSGSARPVRCANMPLLERPRAYVHLPTASLQLIYDLRLDVPKEAKSLSLFHVDERLEGDQLVARLDRKRPDLYLMPLQDGQPLAELYTLKKDQLYPASTRGLYLAESFARQEGWLVKDERIRWKDWVRQQGLSPPGKDSGLARLHGKAKQLLKRIVPRKAARP; from the coding sequence ATGCCGCGTACGCTGATAAGAAAGAACCCGAGCAACTTCAAGACCCTGCCGTTATTCGTCGAAGCGACACCCGAAGGCCTGAGTTACCAGAGCATCGGGATGCCGCTGAATTTCTCCCAGACCTTGCAACGTCGCCGCCCGGTGACGGTACCCGACAGCGAGCGGTTTGCCCTGGAGCTGGCGAATCTTGGGGTTTCGGTGCGCCTGACCCTGCATTGGCAGAATCGCGATTACTGGGTGTTGGTGCGTCAGCGTCGGCAGGACCGCGGCGATGTGGTGCTGAAGCTGATCTCCGGTTATGTGCCGGCCCATGAGCTGAACCTGCCGCTGCACACGGCGACCCAGGAAATTGCCGAAGAGTGCCTGCTGGAAACCCCGGAAGGTTGGCTCAGCGGGCGTTTCAATGACACCTGGCTACCGGCGCCCTACTCGGCCGCCTTGCATTACCGCGAAGCCCTGCCGTTTCGCCTGACGCCGCTGTCCGGCTCGGCGCGGCCGGTGCGTTGCGCCAACATGCCGCTGCTCGAGCGCCCGCGGGCTTATGTGCATCTGCCGACTGCGTCGTTGCAATTGATCTATGATTTGCGCCTGGACGTGCCCAAGGAAGCCAAGTCCTTGAGCCTTTTCCATGTTGACGAACGGCTGGAGGGCGATCAACTGGTGGCCCGGCTTGATCGCAAACGTCCCGATTTGTATCTGATGCCACTGCAGGACGGCCAGCCGCTGGCCGAGCTCTATACCCTGAAAAAGGATCAGCTGTACCCGGCGAGTACCCGCGGGCTATATCTGGCGGAGAGTTTTGCCCGGCAGGAAGGGTGGCTGGTGAAGGATGAGCGGATTCGCTGGAAGGACTGGGTGCGGCAACAGGGTTTGAGCCCGCCGGGGAAGGATTCCGGTTTGGCCCGTTTGCATGGAAAAGCAAAGCAACTGCTGAAAAGAATCGTGCCGCGCAAGGCCGCACGCCCCTGA
- a CDS encoding aldo/keto reductase, which translates to MSQPTLHDLHRPLGSTGLLVSPLGLGTVKLGRDQGVKYPNGFQIPGDDEARMLLKLARDLGINLIDTAPAYGRSEERLGPLLRGQRQDWVIVSKVGEEFTDGQSRHDFSATHTRLSVERSLQRLETDVIDLVLVHSDGNDLAILNDSEVYATLAVLKREGKIRGFGFSGKTVEGGLKALEQGDCAMVTYNLNEQNEKPVIDYAAAHGKAILVKKALASGHVCLSPGVDPVRASFELLFEHPGVASAIVGTINPLHLAHNVATVAQVLRRN; encoded by the coding sequence ATGAGCCAACCCACCCTGCACGATCTGCATCGCCCTTTGGGCAGCACCGGCCTGCTGGTATCACCACTGGGCCTGGGCACGGTGAAACTTGGCCGCGATCAAGGGGTGAAATACCCCAATGGTTTCCAGATCCCCGGCGATGACGAAGCGCGCATGCTGCTCAAACTCGCGCGCGACCTGGGCATCAACCTGATCGACACCGCGCCGGCCTATGGCCGCAGCGAAGAACGTCTTGGCCCATTGCTGCGTGGTCAGCGTCAAGACTGGGTGATCGTCAGCAAGGTCGGCGAAGAGTTTACCGACGGCCAGTCACGTCACGACTTCAGCGCCACCCATACTCGCCTGTCGGTGGAACGCAGCCTGCAACGTCTGGAGACGGATGTTATCGATCTGGTGCTGGTGCATTCCGACGGCAATGACCTGGCGATCCTCAATGACAGCGAGGTCTATGCGACCCTCGCCGTGCTCAAGCGCGAAGGCAAGATTCGCGGTTTCGGTTTTTCCGGCAAAACCGTCGAAGGCGGCTTGAAGGCTCTGGAACAAGGTGATTGCGCGATGGTCACCTACAATCTGAACGAACAGAACGAGAAGCCGGTCATTGACTATGCTGCTGCTCATGGCAAAGCGATCCTGGTCAAAAAAGCCCTGGCCAGCGGCCACGTCTGCTTGAGCCCGGGCGTGGACCCGGTGCGCGCCAGCTTCGAGTTGTTGTTTGAACACCCGGGTGTGGCCAGTGCTATTGTCGGGACCATCAATCCGCTGCACCTCGCCCACAACGTCGCGACCGTTGCCCAGGTCCTTCGTAGAAACTGA
- a CDS encoding NAD(P)/FAD-dependent oxidoreductase, whose translation MPSVISTDVLIVGAGVAGLWLNARLRRQGFSTVLVESASLGGGQSLKSQGIIHGGAKYALHGALTGASEAIADMPRRWREALAGDGELDLSGVHVLSDAHYLWSPGTLAGNLTSFFASKAVRGRVDQVKGDQLPPALQDKRFKGKVYRLTELVVDVPSLIQRLADLAGDGLLAGQHIEPLLENGELVGLKVDEREIRAQRIVLSAGAGTADLLTALGLSQPAMQRRPLHMIIVKGPGLKPLYAHCLGGGPKPRVTVTTHPAADGQWVWYVGGDIAEAEGVAREPAAQIASAQKELGNLLPWIDLSTAQWATLRVERAEPLQSGLTRPDNAFLAEQDRLLVGWPTKLALAPDFADRVLTALQRDGIQPSHPAPLPELPKPPMGVPAWEQLLP comes from the coding sequence ATGCCATCTGTTATTTCCACCGACGTTCTGATTGTCGGCGCTGGTGTCGCCGGCCTCTGGCTGAATGCGCGCCTGCGCCGCCAGGGTTTTTCAACCGTGCTGGTGGAAAGCGCCAGCCTCGGCGGCGGGCAGAGCCTGAAGTCCCAGGGCATCATCCACGGCGGCGCCAAGTACGCGTTGCACGGGGCCCTGACCGGTGCCTCGGAAGCCATCGCCGACATGCCGCGTCGCTGGCGTGAAGCGCTGGCCGGCGACGGCGAACTGGACCTGTCCGGCGTGCACGTGTTGTCCGACGCCCATTACCTCTGGTCCCCCGGCACCCTCGCCGGCAACCTCACCAGTTTTTTCGCCAGCAAAGCCGTGCGCGGGCGGGTCGATCAGGTTAAAGGCGATCAATTGCCGCCGGCGCTGCAAGACAAGCGCTTCAAGGGCAAGGTCTATCGCCTGACAGAACTGGTGGTCGACGTGCCGAGCCTGATCCAGCGCCTGGCCGATCTGGCTGGCGACGGCCTGCTGGCCGGTCAGCACATCGAACCGCTGCTGGAAAACGGCGAACTGGTCGGCTTGAAAGTCGACGAACGCGAGATCCGCGCCCAGCGCATCGTTCTCAGCGCCGGTGCCGGCACCGCCGACCTGCTCACTGCGCTGGGCCTGAGCCAACCGGCCATGCAGCGTCGTCCCCTGCACATGATCATCGTCAAAGGCCCGGGCCTCAAACCGCTTTACGCCCATTGCCTGGGCGGCGGGCCAAAGCCGCGCGTCACCGTGACCACTCACCCGGCCGCCGATGGCCAGTGGGTCTGGTATGTGGGAGGCGACATCGCCGAAGCTGAGGGCGTGGCGCGCGAGCCTGCGGCGCAGATCGCCAGCGCGCAAAAGGAACTCGGCAACCTGCTGCCGTGGATCGACTTGAGCACCGCACAGTGGGCGACCTTGCGGGTCGAACGCGCGGAGCCGCTGCAATCGGGCCTGACTCGTCCGGACAACGCCTTCCTCGCCGAGCAGGATCGCCTGCTGGTGGGGTGGCCGACCAAACTGGCCCTCGCACCGGACTTCGCTGACCGCGTCCTCACCGCACTGCAACGCGACGGCATTCAACCGAGCCATCCCGCGCCGCTGCCGGAACTGCCGAAACCGCCGATGGGCGTCCCTGCCTGGGAGCAACTGCTGCCATGA
- a CDS encoding DMT family transporter, producing MTAYYYLAIAICAEVIATVSMKAVKGFSTPLPLLLVIVGYGIAFWMLTLVVRSVPVGVAYAVWAGMGIVMVSIAALFIYGQKLDVPAMLGMALIVLGVVVIQLFSKTAGH from the coding sequence ATGACCGCTTACTACTACCTGGCCATCGCCATCTGCGCCGAAGTGATCGCTACTGTTTCGATGAAAGCGGTCAAGGGTTTCAGCACGCCACTGCCGCTGCTGCTGGTCATCGTCGGTTACGGCATTGCGTTCTGGATGTTGACCCTGGTGGTGCGCAGCGTTCCGGTGGGCGTGGCTTACGCGGTATGGGCCGGCATGGGGATCGTGATGGTCAGCATCGCGGCGCTGTTTATCTACGGGCAGAAGCTGGATGTACCGGCGATGCTGGGGATGGCGCTGATTGTGCTGGGTGTGGTGGTTATCCAGCTGTTCTCGAAAACTGCCGGGCATTGA
- a CDS encoding LysR family transcriptional regulator: protein MNMQWNLEQLRLFVSVAEQRSFSAVARDQRKAQSAVSSSIALLEEDLGVSLFDRSSGRQPKLTEAGTALLEEAREVLRQCERLNGRALAMMRGQEASLRVAQDEAMPYQAVVESFEALAEKFPSLEVQLTSAAQGDVARKLVERRADLGLLFYHDQIPEALERRVLGSVEMVTVCGAGHPLAQQTQVDCQQLAQHRQLLMSTQSSVYPGSEPASPQVWRADSFYVMAEWVMRGLGWAWLPRHVVQYPAYQDQMVELASEWTPPALIVELVWRRDEPLGPAARWLAERFAVHLQAIG, encoded by the coding sequence ATGAACATGCAATGGAATCTGGAACAGCTGCGCTTGTTTGTCAGCGTCGCGGAACAACGTTCGTTTTCCGCGGTGGCGCGGGATCAGCGCAAGGCACAGTCGGCGGTCAGCAGTTCGATTGCGCTGCTGGAAGAGGACTTGGGCGTCAGCCTGTTCGATCGCAGCAGTGGTCGTCAGCCGAAACTCACCGAGGCCGGCACCGCCCTGCTTGAAGAGGCGCGGGAAGTGCTGCGCCAATGTGAGCGCCTCAACGGCCGGGCACTGGCGATGATGCGTGGCCAGGAAGCGAGCCTGCGGGTGGCTCAGGACGAGGCGATGCCCTATCAAGCGGTGGTTGAAAGCTTTGAGGCACTGGCGGAAAAGTTTCCCAGCCTTGAAGTGCAGCTGACCAGCGCTGCCCAAGGTGATGTCGCGCGCAAATTGGTGGAGCGCCGGGCCGACCTGGGCTTGCTGTTTTATCACGACCAGATTCCCGAAGCCCTCGAGCGGCGAGTGCTGGGCAGCGTCGAGATGGTCACGGTGTGCGGCGCGGGGCATCCCTTGGCGCAGCAGACGCAGGTCGACTGCCAGCAATTGGCGCAGCATCGACAGTTGCTGATGTCCACGCAGTCCAGCGTCTATCCCGGCAGTGAGCCGGCCAGCCCGCAGGTCTGGCGCGCCGACAGTTTCTACGTGATGGCCGAATGGGTGATGCGCGGTCTCGGCTGGGCCTGGTTGCCGCGACATGTGGTGCAATACCCGGCATATCAGGACCAGATGGTCGAACTGGCCAGCGAATGGACTCCGCCGGCATTGATTGTGGAGCTGGTCTGGCGTCGCGATGAGCCCCTCGGCCCGGCGGCTCGTTGGCTGGCGGAACGTTTTGCCGTGCACTTGCAGGCGATCGGCTAA
- the waaA gene encoding lipid IV(A) 3-deoxy-D-manno-octulosonic acid transferase: protein MNRTLYTALFYLGLPLVAIRLWLRARKAPAYAKRIGERFSLGLPAMKTGGIWVHAVSVGESIAAAPMIRALLQRYPQLPITVTCMTPTGSERIQALFANEPRIQHCYLPYDLPCAAARFLDRARPKLAVIMETELWPNHIHQCAKRGIPVALANARLSERSARGYGRFSKLTQPMLAEMNLFAVQTEAEAQRFRDLGARPETVEVTGSIKFDLTIDPQLLQRAGELRAQWQAQDRPVWIAASTHEGEDEVVLAAHRRLLANHPDALLILVPRHPERFNPVFELCRQQGFATVRRSTGEPVTASTSVLLGDTMGELLFLYALADSAFVGGSLVPNGGHNLLEPAALAKPVLSGPHLFNFLEIAAQLRSAGALAEVDDAEGLALAVQRLFELPSDAQRMAEAGLKVMRTNQGALQRLLDGLGRLIER from the coding sequence ATGAATAGAACTCTCTACACCGCGCTGTTTTATCTGGGGCTGCCATTGGTAGCGATTCGGCTTTGGCTGCGGGCGCGCAAGGCGCCGGCGTACGCCAAGCGCATTGGCGAACGTTTCTCCCTCGGGTTGCCGGCGATGAAAACGGGCGGTATCTGGGTGCACGCGGTGTCGGTGGGTGAAAGCATTGCCGCAGCGCCGATGATTCGCGCCTTGCTGCAACGTTATCCACAGTTGCCCATTACCGTCACCTGCATGACCCCGACCGGGTCCGAGCGCATCCAGGCACTGTTCGCCAACGAGCCGCGCATCCAGCACTGCTATTTGCCTTATGACTTGCCCTGCGCCGCGGCGCGATTCCTTGACCGGGCCCGGCCGAAACTGGCGGTGATCATGGAAACCGAACTCTGGCCCAACCATATCCACCAATGCGCCAAACGCGGGATTCCCGTGGCCTTGGCCAATGCGCGACTGTCCGAACGCTCAGCCAGGGGCTATGGCCGTTTCAGTAAGCTGACCCAGCCGATGCTTGCCGAGATGAACCTGTTCGCGGTGCAGACCGAAGCCGAGGCGCAGCGCTTCCGGGATTTGGGCGCACGCCCGGAAACCGTCGAAGTGACTGGTTCGATCAAGTTCGACCTGACCATCGACCCGCAACTACTGCAGCGTGCCGGCGAATTGCGTGCACAGTGGCAGGCGCAGGATCGCCCGGTATGGATCGCCGCGAGTACCCATGAAGGTGAAGACGAAGTGGTGCTGGCTGCCCATCGTCGGCTGCTGGCCAATCATCCCGATGCCTTGCTGATTCTGGTGCCCCGCCATCCGGAACGTTTCAACCCGGTGTTCGAATTGTGCCGACAGCAGGGTTTCGCCACGGTGCGGCGTTCGACAGGCGAGCCGGTTACCGCAAGCACTTCGGTGCTGCTGGGCGACACCATGGGCGAGTTGTTGTTTCTCTACGCCTTGGCCGACAGCGCTTTTGTCGGCGGCAGCCTGGTGCCCAACGGCGGTCATAACCTGCTGGAGCCGGCGGCCCTGGCCAAACCGGTGCTCAGTGGGCCGCACCTGTTCAACTTCCTTGAAATCGCCGCGCAGTTGCGCAGTGCCGGGGCGTTGGCCGAGGTCGATGATGCCGAAGGTCTGGCGCTGGCGGTGCAGCGGTTGTTCGAATTGCCGAGCGATGCGCAGCGAATGGCAGAGGCGGGACTGAAAGTGATGCGCACCAATCAAGGTGCGTTGCAGCGGTTGCTGGATGGGTTGGGCAGGTTGATCGAGCGTTAG
- a CDS encoding TolC family outer membrane protein, whose amino-acid sequence MLRKLSLALAVSCASNGMAWAAEAPLSTKTDLVSVYQEAVDNNADIAAARAQYGAQKEVVPQARAGLLPNLSAGADLNNTRTSLDQPSLTSTRSGTVYQATLSQPIFRADRWFQLQAAKDVNEQAALQLSATEQNLILQSAESYFNVLRSQDTLASTKAEEAAFKRQLDQSNERFDVGLSDKTDVLQSQASYDTARANRILAQRQVDDAFEALITLTNRQYNSIQGIVHTLPILPPAPNDAKAWVDTAAKQNLNLLASNYAVSAAEETLKQRKAGHAPTLDAVAQYQKGDNDALGFTNPNPNGVRYGGDVEQRTVGLQLNIPLYSGGLTSSQVRESYSRLTQSEQQREALRRQVVENTRNLHRAVNTDVEQVQARRQSIISNQSAVEATEIGYQVGTRNIVDVLDAQRQLYTSVRNYNNTRYDYILDNLRLKQAAGTLNPGDLQDLTRYLKPDYNPDKDFLPPDLAKAAAEQLRANPAQ is encoded by the coding sequence ATGCTGCGCAAACTCTCACTGGCCCTTGCCGTGTCTTGTGCGTCCAATGGAATGGCCTGGGCAGCTGAAGCGCCCTTATCGACCAAGACTGACCTGGTCAGCGTCTATCAGGAAGCGGTGGACAACAACGCCGACATCGCCGCCGCCCGCGCCCAATACGGTGCCCAGAAGGAAGTCGTGCCCCAGGCTCGCGCCGGACTGTTGCCCAACCTGTCCGCCGGTGCCGATCTGAACAACACCCGCACCTCGCTCGATCAGCCATCGCTGACCTCGACCCGCAGTGGCACGGTGTATCAGGCGACCCTCTCGCAACCGATTTTCCGTGCCGATCGCTGGTTCCAGTTGCAGGCCGCCAAAGACGTCAACGAACAGGCAGCCTTGCAACTCTCGGCCACCGAACAGAACCTGATTCTGCAAAGCGCCGAAAGCTACTTCAACGTGCTGCGCAGCCAGGACACCCTGGCCTCGACCAAAGCCGAAGAAGCGGCGTTCAAGCGTCAACTCGATCAGTCCAACGAGCGCTTCGACGTTGGCCTGTCGGACAAGACCGACGTGTTGCAATCCCAAGCCAGTTACGACACGGCGCGGGCCAACCGGATTCTCGCTCAGCGTCAGGTAGATGATGCGTTCGAAGCGCTGATCACTCTGACCAACCGCCAGTACAACTCGATTCAGGGCATCGTCCACACCTTGCCAATCCTGCCGCCGGCACCGAACGATGCCAAAGCCTGGGTCGACACCGCCGCCAAACAGAACCTGAATTTGCTGGCCAGCAACTACGCGGTGAGCGCCGCCGAGGAGACTCTCAAGCAGCGCAAGGCCGGACACGCGCCCACCCTGGATGCGGTCGCGCAATACCAGAAAGGTGACAACGACGCCCTCGGCTTTACCAACCCGAATCCGAACGGCGTGCGTTACGGCGGCGATGTCGAGCAGCGCACGGTTGGCCTGCAACTGAACATCCCGCTCTACAGTGGCGGCCTGACCAGCTCGCAAGTGCGTGAGTCCTACTCGCGGCTGACTCAGTCCGAGCAGCAACGCGAAGCCCTGCGTCGTCAGGTCGTGGAAAACACCCGCAACCTGCACCGCGCCGTGAACACCGACGTCGAGCAGGTGCAGGCCCGCCGACAGTCGATCATCTCCAACCAGAGCGCGGTGGAAGCGACCGAAATCGGTTATCAGGTGGGGACGCGCAACATCGTCGACGTACTCGATGCCCAGCGTCAGCTGTACACCTCGGTGCGCAACTACAACAACACCCGCTACGACTACATCCTCGACAACCTGCGCTTGAAGCAGGCCGCCGGCACTTTGAACCCGGGGGATTTGCAGGACCTGACGCGTTACCTCAAACCCGACTACAACCCGGACAAGGACTTCCTGCCACCGGATCTGGCCAAGGCTGCGGCGGAGCAATTACGGGCTAATCCTGCTCAATAA
- the thiC gene encoding phosphomethylpyrimidine synthase ThiC: MTTKSKIETNLSDSAKVDQQSVQPFTRSQKIYVQGTRPDILVPMREISLDVTPTDFGGEINAPVVVYDTSGPYTDPNVIIDVRKGLADVRSPWIESRGDTERLPGLSSNFGQERLADPELTKLRFAHVNNPRRAKPGANVSQMHYARKGIITAEMEYVAIRENMKLEVARAAGLLDQQHAGYSFGASVPKIITPEFVREEIARGRAIIPANINHTELEPMIIGRNFLVKINGNIGNSALGSSIEEEVAKLTWGIRWGSDTVMDLSTGKHIHETREWIIRNSPVPIGTVPIYQALEKVGGAAEDLTWELFRDTLIEQAEQGVDYFTIHAGVLLRYVPLTAKRVTGIVSRGGSIMAKWCLAHHKENFLYTHFEDICEIMKAYDVSFSLGDGLRPGSIADANDAAQFGELETLGELTKIAWKHDVQCMIEGPGHVPMQLIKENMDKQLECCDEAPFYTLGPLTTDIAPGYDHITSGIGAAMIGWFGCAMLCYVTPKEHLGLPNKDDVKTGIITYKIAAHAADLAKGHPGAQIRDNALSKARFEFRWEDQFNLGLDPDTARSYHDETLPKDSAKVAHFCSMCGPKFCSMKITQEVREYAANQRIETVDAEVAQGLAEQAERFKQEGSQLYKKV; encoded by the coding sequence ATGACTACAAAATCAAAAATCGAAACCAATCTGAGTGACTCGGCCAAGGTCGATCAGCAATCGGTTCAGCCGTTTACCCGCTCGCAAAAAATCTATGTCCAGGGCACTCGCCCGGACATCCTCGTGCCAATGCGTGAAATCAGCCTTGATGTGACCCCGACCGATTTCGGCGGCGAAATCAACGCGCCGGTGGTGGTGTATGACACCTCGGGCCCGTACACCGACCCCAATGTCATCATCGACGTGCGCAAAGGCCTGGCCGACGTGCGTTCACCGTGGATCGAGTCCCGTGGCGACACCGAACGTCTGCCCGGCTTGAGCTCCAACTTCGGCCAGGAACGTCTCGCCGACCCGGAACTGACCAAGCTGCGTTTCGCCCACGTCAACAACCCGCGTCGCGCCAAGCCGGGTGCCAACGTCAGCCAGATGCACTATGCCCGCAAAGGCATCATCACCGCCGAGATGGAATACGTCGCCATCCGCGAAAACATGAAGCTCGAAGTGGCCCGTGCTGCCGGCCTGCTGGATCAGCAACACGCCGGCTACAGCTTCGGCGCCAGCGTGCCGAAAATCATCACGCCGGAATTTGTCCGTGAAGAGATCGCCCGCGGTCGCGCGATCATTCCGGCCAACATCAACCACACCGAACTGGAACCGATGATCATCGGCCGTAACTTCCTGGTGAAGATCAACGGCAACATCGGCAACAGTGCACTGGGTTCGTCCATCGAAGAGGAAGTGGCGAAACTGACCTGGGGTATTCGCTGGGGTTCGGACACGGTCATGGACTTGTCCACCGGCAAGCACATTCACGAAACCCGCGAATGGATCATCCGTAACTCGCCGGTGCCGATCGGTACCGTGCCGATCTATCAGGCCCTGGAAAAAGTCGGCGGCGCCGCTGAAGACCTGACCTGGGAGCTGTTCCGCGACACGCTGATCGAGCAGGCCGAGCAGGGCGTCGACTACTTCACCATCCACGCCGGTGTGTTGCTGCGCTACGTGCCGTTGACCGCCAAGCGCGTGACCGGCATCGTCTCCCGTGGCGGTTCGATCATGGCCAAGTGGTGTCTGGCGCATCACAAGGAAAACTTCCTCTACACCCATTTCGAAGACATCTGCGAAATCATGAAGGCCTACGACGTCAGCTTCTCGCTGGGCGATGGCCTGCGTCCGGGCTCGATTGCCGACGCCAACGACGCCGCACAATTCGGTGAGCTGGAAACCCTCGGCGAACTGACCAAGATCGCCTGGAAGCACGACGTACAATGCATGATCGAAGGCCCGGGCCACGTGCCGATGCAGTTGATCAAAGAGAACATGGACAAGCAGCTCGAGTGCTGCGACGAGGCGCCGTTCTACACCCTCGGCCCACTGACCACCGACATCGCTCCAGGCTACGACCACATCACCTCCGGTATCGGTGCGGCGATGATCGGCTGGTTCGGTTGCGCCATGCTCTGCTACGTCACACCGAAGGAACACCTCGGCCTGCCGAACAAGGATGACGTGAAGACCGGGATCATCACCTACAAGATCGCCGCTCACGCTGCCGACCTTGCGAAGGGGCATCCGGGCGCACAGATTCGCGACAATGCCTTGAGCAAGGCGCGTTTCGAATTCCGTTGGGAAGACCAGTTCAACCTCGGTCTGGACCCGGACACCGCGCGCTCGTACCACGACGAAACCCTGCCGAAGGATTCGGCCAAGGTCGCGCACTTCTGCTCCATGTGCGGGCCGAAATTCTGCTCGATGAAGATCACCCAGGAAGTCCGCGAATACGCGGCCAACCAGCGGATCGAAACGGTCGATGCGGAAGTTGCGCAGGGATTGGCGGAACAGGCTGAGCGCTTCAAGCAGGAAGGCAGTCAGTTGTACAAGAAGGTTTGA
- the cytX gene encoding putative hydroxymethylpyrimidine transporter CytX — protein MSIQPSTYSPDCAVPTDKRVFGGRDLCSLWFSLGIGLMVLQTGALLAPGLGLSGSLLAIFLGTLVGVLLLAAVGVIGSDTGLSSMTALKLSLGKHGASLPAVLNLLQLIGWGSFEIIVMRDAASLLGARAFSEGGLLSSPLLWTLFFGALATLLAVSGPLTFVRKILRKWGIWLLLAACIWLTWNLFAKADLTALWAQAGDGSMPFAVGFDIAIAMPLSWLPLIADYSRFGKRAKNVFGGTALGFFIGNFWLMSLGVAYTLAFAPSGEVNALLLALAGAGLGIPLLLILLDESENAFADIHSAAVSSGILLRLKVEHLALAIGVICTLIACLAPLAQYQNFLLLIGSVFAPLFGVVLVDHFILRKRSAHVTSAALRWPALLAWLGGVSTYHLLANLYPDIGATLPSLVLAGLLQLLLGRAFSYGRETARA, from the coding sequence TTGAGCATCCAACCCAGCACTTATTCCCCGGATTGCGCGGTGCCGACCGACAAGCGTGTCTTCGGCGGCCGTGATCTGTGTTCCCTGTGGTTCTCCCTCGGCATCGGCCTGATGGTGCTGCAGACCGGCGCGCTGCTCGCACCCGGTCTGGGTCTGTCCGGCTCGTTGCTGGCGATTTTTCTCGGCACGCTGGTCGGCGTCCTGCTCCTGGCCGCCGTCGGCGTGATCGGTAGCGATACCGGTCTGTCGTCGATGACGGCACTCAAGCTCAGCCTCGGCAAACACGGCGCGAGCCTTCCGGCGGTGTTAAACCTGCTGCAACTGATCGGTTGGGGTTCATTCGAAATCATTGTGATGCGCGACGCTGCCAGCCTGCTTGGCGCCCGTGCCTTTAGCGAAGGTGGCCTGCTGTCGAGTCCTCTGTTGTGGACGCTGTTCTTCGGTGCATTGGCAACTCTGCTCGCTGTCAGTGGCCCATTGACCTTTGTGCGCAAAATCCTGCGCAAGTGGGGCATCTGGCTGTTGCTGGCCGCGTGCATTTGGCTGACCTGGAACCTGTTCGCCAAGGCCGATCTGACGGCGTTGTGGGCACAGGCCGGTGATGGTTCGATGCCGTTTGCCGTGGGCTTCGACATTGCGATTGCCATGCCGCTGTCCTGGCTGCCGCTGATTGCCGACTACTCGCGGTTCGGCAAGCGCGCGAAGAATGTCTTCGGCGGTACGGCGCTGGGCTTCTTTATCGGTAACTTTTGGTTGATGAGTCTGGGCGTGGCCTACACCCTGGCGTTCGCGCCGAGCGGTGAAGTGAATGCCTTGCTGCTGGCGTTGGCCGGTGCAGGTTTGGGGATTCCGTTGTTGCTGATTCTGCTGGACGAGTCGGAAAATGCCTTTGCCGATATTCACTCGGCGGCGGTGTCCAGCGGGATTCTGTTGCGCTTGAAAGTCGAGCATCTGGCCTTGGCGATCGGCGTGATCTGCACGCTGATAGCTTGTCTGGCGCCATTGGCCCAGTACCAGAACTTCCTGCTGTTGATCGGCTCGGTGTTTGCGCCGCTGTTCGGCGTGGTGCTGGTGGATCACTTCATCCTGCGCAAGCGCAGTGCTCACGTAACGTCAGCCGCATTGCGCTGGCCGGCGTTGCTCGCCTGGTTGGGCGGTGTGAGCACCTATCATTTGCTGGCCAATCTCTATCCGGACATCGGCGCAACCCTGCCGTCGCTGGTACTGGCAGGGCTGCTGCAATTGCTGCTCGGTCGAGCCTTCAGCTACGGCCGGGAAACAGCTCGGGCTTGA